The following coding sequences lie in one Arabidopsis thaliana chromosome 3, partial sequence genomic window:
- the LPP3 gene encoding lipid phosphate phosphatase 3 (lipid phosphate phosphatase 3 (LPP3); FUNCTIONS IN: phosphatidate phosphatase activity; INVOLVED IN: phospholipid metabolic process; LOCATED IN: plasma membrane, integral to plasma membrane; EXPRESSED IN: 24 plant structures; EXPRESSED DURING: 14 growth stages; CONTAINS InterPro DOMAIN/s: Phosphatidic acid phosphatase/chloroperoxidase, N-terminal (InterPro:IPR016118), Phosphatidic acid phosphatase type 2/haloperoxidase (InterPro:IPR000326); BEST Arabidopsis thaliana protein match is: phosphatidic acid phosphatase 1 (TAIR:AT2G01180.1); Has 2093 Blast hits to 2088 proteins in 398 species: Archae - 13; Bacteria - 367; Metazoa - 924; Fungi - 390; Plants - 200; Viruses - 7; Other Eukaryotes - 192 (source: NCBI BLink).) yields the protein MARFSFPCFPNFGGFNQHRMREAQLGGHTLRSHGMTVARTHMHDWIILVLLVILECVLLIIHPFYRFVGKDMMTDLSYPLKSNTVPIWSVPVYAMLLPLVIFIFIYFRRRDVYDLHHAVLGLLYSVLVTAVLTDAIKNAVGRPRPDFFWRCFPDGKALYDSLGDVICHGDKSVIREGHKSFPSGHTSWSFSGLGFLSLYLSGKIQAFDGKGHVAKLCIVILPLLFAALVGISRVDDYWHHWQDVFAGGLLGLAISTICYLQFFPPPYHTEGWGPYAYFQVLEAARVQGAANGAVQQPPPQVNNGEEEDGGFMGLHLVDNPTMRREEDVETGRG from the exons CACAGGATGAGAGAGGCACAGCTAGGCGGTCACACTCTGAGGTCCCATGGAATGACTGTTGCAAGGACTCACATGCATGATTGGATCATTCTCGTGTTACTTGTTATTCTCGAGTGTGTACTCCTTATAATCCACCCATTTTATCGCTTTGTTGGTAAAGATATGATGACTGATCTAAGTTACCCGTTAAAGAGTAACACCGTACCAATTTGGTCTGTCCCG GTATATGCGATGCTGTTACCTTTGGTAATCTTCATCTTTATCTACTTCCGTCGAAGAGATGTTTATGATCTTCATCACGCGGTGCTAG GTCTCTTATACTCTGTTCTGGTGACAGCAGTACTTACCGATGCAATAAAGAATGCAGTTGGTCGACCACGTCCTGACTTCTTCTGGCGTTGTTTTCCAGATGGCAAAGCT CTTTATGATAGCCTTGGAGATGTTATATGCCATGGTGATAAAAGCGTCATAAGGGAAGGTCACAAAAGCTTTCCAAGTGGACACACGTCAT GGTCTTTTTCGGGTCTCGGATTTCTTTCGCTTTACTTATCGGGAAAGATTCAAGCATTTGACGGTAAAGGCCACGTTGCAAAGCTATGCATAGTCATACTCCCTTTGCTATTTGCAGCTCTTGTCGGCATTTCCCGTGTTGATGACTATTGGCATCATTGGCAAGACGTCTTTGCAGGAGGCTTGCTAG GTCTTGCGATCTCTACAATCTGTTATCTTCAATTTTTCCCGCCACCATATCACACCGAAG gTTGGGGACCATATGCTTACTTCCAAGTGTTGGAGGCTGCGAGAGTGCAAGGAGCAGCGAATGGAGCAGTGCAGCAGCCGCCGCCCCAAGTTAACaacggtgaagaagaagacggtggGTTTATGGGTTTACATTTGGTGGATAATCCGACTATGAGGAGAGAAGAGGATGTAGAAACTGGTAGAGGCTGA
- the LPP3 gene encoding lipid phosphate phosphatase 3 (lipid phosphate phosphatase 3 (LPP3); FUNCTIONS IN: phosphatidate phosphatase activity; INVOLVED IN: phospholipid metabolic process; LOCATED IN: plasma membrane, integral to plasma membrane; EXPRESSED IN: 24 plant structures; EXPRESSED DURING: 14 growth stages; CONTAINS InterPro DOMAIN/s: Phosphatidic acid phosphatase/chloroperoxidase, N-terminal (InterPro:IPR016118), Phosphatidic acid phosphatase type 2/haloperoxidase (InterPro:IPR000326); BEST Arabidopsis thaliana protein match is: phosphatidic acid phosphatase 1 (TAIR:AT2G01180.1); Has 2087 Blast hits to 2082 proteins in 396 species: Archae - 13; Bacteria - 367; Metazoa - 921; Fungi - 397; Plants - 200; Viruses - 3; Other Eukaryotes - 186 (source: NCBI BLink).) yields MREAQLGGHTLRSHGMTVARTHMHDWIILVLLVILECVLLIIHPFYRFVGKDMMTDLSYPLKSNTVPIWSVPVYAMLLPLVIFIFIYFRRRDVYDLHHAVLGLLYSVLVTAVLTDAIKNAVGRPRPDFFWRCFPDGKALYDSLGDVICHGDKSVIREGHKSFPSGHTSWSFSGLGFLSLYLSGKIQAFDGKGHVAKLCIVILPLLFAALVGISRVDDYWHHWQDVFAGGLLGLAISTICYLQFFPPPYHTEGWGPYAYFQVLEAARVQGAANGAVQQPPPQVNNGEEEDGGFMGLHLVDNPTMRREEDVETGRG; encoded by the exons ATGAGAGAGGCACAGCTAGGCGGTCACACTCTGAGGTCCCATGGAATGACTGTTGCAAGGACTCACATGCATGATTGGATCATTCTCGTGTTACTTGTTATTCTCGAGTGTGTACTCCTTATAATCCACCCATTTTATCGCTTTGTTGGTAAAGATATGATGACTGATCTAAGTTACCCGTTAAAGAGTAACACCGTACCAATTTGGTCTGTCCCG GTATATGCGATGCTGTTACCTTTGGTAATCTTCATCTTTATCTACTTCCGTCGAAGAGATGTTTATGATCTTCATCACGCGGTGCTAG GTCTCTTATACTCTGTTCTGGTGACAGCAGTACTTACCGATGCAATAAAGAATGCAGTTGGTCGACCACGTCCTGACTTCTTCTGGCGTTGTTTTCCAGATGGCAAAGCT CTTTATGATAGCCTTGGAGATGTTATATGCCATGGTGATAAAAGCGTCATAAGGGAAGGTCACAAAAGCTTTCCAAGTGGACACACGTCAT GGTCTTTTTCGGGTCTCGGATTTCTTTCGCTTTACTTATCGGGAAAGATTCAAGCATTTGACGGTAAAGGCCACGTTGCAAAGCTATGCATAGTCATACTCCCTTTGCTATTTGCAGCTCTTGTCGGCATTTCCCGTGTTGATGACTATTGGCATCATTGGCAAGACGTCTTTGCAGGAGGCTTGCTAG GTCTTGCGATCTCTACAATCTGTTATCTTCAATTTTTCCCGCCACCATATCACACCGAAG gTTGGGGACCATATGCTTACTTCCAAGTGTTGGAGGCTGCGAGAGTGCAAGGAGCAGCGAATGGAGCAGTGCAGCAGCCGCCGCCCCAAGTTAACaacggtgaagaagaagacggtggGTTTATGGGTTTACATTTGGTGGATAATCCGACTATGAGGAGAGAAGAGGATGTAGAAACTGGTAGAGGCTGA
- a CDS encoding plant stearoyl-acyl-carrier desaturase family protein codes for MKMALLLNSTITVAMKQNPLVAVSFPRTTCLGSSFSPPRLLRVSCVATNPSKTSEETDKKKFRPIKEVPNQVTHTITQEKLEIFKSMENWAQENLLSYLKPVEASWQPQDFLPETNDEDRFYEQVKELRDRTKEIPDDYFVVLVGDMITEEALPTYQTTLNTLDGVKDETGGSLTPWAVWVRAWTAEENRHGDLLNKYLYLSGRVDMRHVEKTIQYLIGSGMDSKFENNPYNGFIYTSFQERATFISHGNTAKLATTYGDTTLAKICGTIAADEKRHETAYTRIVEKLFEIDPDGTVQALASMMRKRITMPAHLMHDGRDDDLFDHYAAVAQRIGVYTATDYAGILEFLLRRWEVEKLGMGLSGEGRRAQDYLCTLPQRIRRLEERANDRVKLASKSKPSVSFSWIYGREVEL; via the exons ATGAAGATGGCTCTTCTCTTGAACTCGACGATAACGGTGGCTATGAAGCAGAATCCGCTGGTCGCGGTATCTTTTCCGCGGACTACTTGCTTGGGATCTAGTTTTTCTCCTCCTCGTCTTCTTCGAGTTTCGTGTGTTGCCACAAACCCTAG CAAGACGAGTGAAGAAACAGACAAGAAAAAGTTTCGACCCATCAAAGAAGTACCAAACCAAGTGACCCACACAATAACACAAGAGAAACTGGAGATCTTCAAATCAATGGAGAATTGGGCCCAAGAAAACTTATTATCTTACCTCAAACCCGTCGAAGCTTCCTGGCAACCACAAGACTTTTTGCCGGAAACCAACGACGAAGACCGATTCTACGAACAAGTAAAAGAGCTAAGAGATCGAACAAAAGAGATCCCTGACGATTACTTTGTAGTTCTTGTCGGAGATATGATCACCGAAGAAGCTTTACCAACTTATCAAACTACTTTGAACACTCTCGACGGCGTAAAAGACGAGACCGGTGGTAGTCTAACGCCGTGGGCGGTTTGGGTTCGAGCATGGACGGCGGAGGAAAATCGACACGGTGATTTGTTGAATAAGTATCTTTACTTATCAGGTCGTGTTGACATGCGACATGTTGAAAAGACTATTCAATATCTTATCGGATCCGGCATG gACTCCAAATTTGAGAACAATCCCTATAATGGCTTCATCTATACTTCTTTTCAAGAGAGAGCCACTTTCATCTCCCATGGCAACACGGCGAAGCTAGCCACAACCTACGGCGACACAACTCTCGCCAAAATCTGCGGAACAATCGCGGCGGATGAGAAGCGGCATGAGACGGCGTATACACGGATCGTCGAGAAGCTTTTCGAGATCGATCCCGATGGTACCGTACAAGCTCTAGCGAGTATGATGAGGAAGCGAATCACGATGCCGGCTCATCTGATGCACGACGGTCGCGACGACGATCTGTTCGATCATTACGCTGCGGTGGCGCAGAGAATCGGAGTTTATACCGCGACGGATTACGCAGGGATTTTGGAGTTTTTGTTGCGGCGGTGGGAGGTGGAGAAGTTAGGGATGGGTTTGTCCGGCGAAGGAAGGAGAGCACAGGATTATCTGTGTACCTTGCCGCAGAGGATCAGGAGGTTAGAGGAAAGAGCTAACGATAGAGTCAAACTTGCGTCAAAGTCAAAACCTTCTGTTTCCTTCAGCTGGATTTATGGGAGAGAAGTTGAACTATAA
- a CDS encoding plant stearoyl-acyl-carrier desaturase family protein (Plant stearoyl-acyl-carrier-protein desaturase family protein; FUNCTIONS IN: acyl-[acyl-carrier-protein] desaturase activity, oxidoreductase activity, transition metal ion binding; INVOLVED IN: oxidation reduction, fatty acid metabolic process, fatty acid biosynthetic process; LOCATED IN: chloroplast; CONTAINS InterPro DOMAIN/s: Ribonucleotide reductase-related (InterPro:IPR012348), Fatty acid desaturase, type 2 (InterPro:IPR005067), Ferritin/ribonucleotide reductase-like (InterPro:IPR009078); BEST Arabidopsis thaliana protein match is: Plant stearoyl-acyl-carrier-protein desaturase family protein (TAIR:AT3G02620.1); Has 952 Blast hits to 943 proteins in 217 species: Archae - 0; Bacteria - 445; Metazoa - 2; Fungi - 0; Plants - 446; Viruses - 0; Other Eukaryotes - 59 (source: NCBI BLink).): MALLLNSTITVAMKQNPLVAVSFPRTTCLGSSFSPPRLLRVSCVATNPSKTSEETDKKKFRPIKEVPNQVTHTITQEKLEIFKSMENWAQENLLSYLKPVEASWQPQDFLPETNDEDRFYEQVKELRDRTKEIPDDYFVVLVGDMITEEALPTYQTTLNTLDGVKDETGGSLTPWAVWVRAWTAEENRHGDLLNKYLYLSGRVDMRHVEKTIQYLIGSGMDSKFENNPYNGFIYTSFQERATFISHGNTAKLATTYGDTTLAKICGTIAADEKRHETAYTRIVEKLFEIDPDGTVQALASMMRKRITMPAHLMHDGRDDDLFDHYAAVAQRIGVYTATDYAGILEFLLRRWEVEKLGMGLSGEGRRAQDYLCTLPQRIRRLEERANDRVKLASKSKPSVSFSWIYGREVEL, from the exons ATGGCTCTTCTCTTGAACTCGACGATAACGGTGGCTATGAAGCAGAATCCGCTGGTCGCGGTATCTTTTCCGCGGACTACTTGCTTGGGATCTAGTTTTTCTCCTCCTCGTCTTCTTCGAGTTTCGTGTGTTGCCACAAACCCTAG CAAGACGAGTGAAGAAACAGACAAGAAAAAGTTTCGACCCATCAAAGAAGTACCAAACCAAGTGACCCACACAATAACACAAGAGAAACTGGAGATCTTCAAATCAATGGAGAATTGGGCCCAAGAAAACTTATTATCTTACCTCAAACCCGTCGAAGCTTCCTGGCAACCACAAGACTTTTTGCCGGAAACCAACGACGAAGACCGATTCTACGAACAAGTAAAAGAGCTAAGAGATCGAACAAAAGAGATCCCTGACGATTACTTTGTAGTTCTTGTCGGAGATATGATCACCGAAGAAGCTTTACCAACTTATCAAACTACTTTGAACACTCTCGACGGCGTAAAAGACGAGACCGGTGGTAGTCTAACGCCGTGGGCGGTTTGGGTTCGAGCATGGACGGCGGAGGAAAATCGACACGGTGATTTGTTGAATAAGTATCTTTACTTATCAGGTCGTGTTGACATGCGACATGTTGAAAAGACTATTCAATATCTTATCGGATCCGGCATG gACTCCAAATTTGAGAACAATCCCTATAATGGCTTCATCTATACTTCTTTTCAAGAGAGAGCCACTTTCATCTCCCATGGCAACACGGCGAAGCTAGCCACAACCTACGGCGACACAACTCTCGCCAAAATCTGCGGAACAATCGCGGCGGATGAGAAGCGGCATGAGACGGCGTATACACGGATCGTCGAGAAGCTTTTCGAGATCGATCCCGATGGTACCGTACAAGCTCTAGCGAGTATGATGAGGAAGCGAATCACGATGCCGGCTCATCTGATGCACGACGGTCGCGACGACGATCTGTTCGATCATTACGCTGCGGTGGCGCAGAGAATCGGAGTTTATACCGCGACGGATTACGCAGGGATTTTGGAGTTTTTGTTGCGGCGGTGGGAGGTGGAGAAGTTAGGGATGGGTTTGTCCGGCGAAGGAAGGAGAGCACAGGATTATCTGTGTACCTTGCCGCAGAGGATCAGGAGGTTAGAGGAAAGAGCTAACGATAGAGTCAAACTTGCGTCAAAGTCAAAACCTTCTGTTTCCTTCAGCTGGATTTATGGGAGAGAAGTTGAACTATAA
- a CDS encoding Plant stearoyl-acyl-carrier-protein desaturase family protein, whose protein sequence is MTMMALLLNSTMTVAMKQNPATAVSFMQTTCLGSSFSPPRHLQVSCVATNPSKTFRPIKEVSNQVTHTITQEKLEIFKSMENWAQENLLSYLKPVETSWQPQDFLPETKDEDRFYEQVKELRDRTKEIPDDYFVVLVGDMITEEALPTYQTVMNTLDGAKDETGVSLTPWAVWLRAWTAEENRHGDLLNKYLYLSGRVDTRHVEKTIQYLIGSGMDTKYENNPYNGYIYTSFQERATFISHANTAKLATTYGDTTLAKICGTIAADEKRHEMAYTRIVEKLFEIDPDGTVQALASMMRKRITMPAQLMHDGRDDNLFDHYAAVAQRIGVYTATDYAGILEFLLRRWEVEKLGMGLSGEGRRAQDYLCTLPQRIRRLEERADDRVKRASKSKPSVSFSWIYGREVEL, encoded by the exons atGACGATGATGGCTCTGCTCTTGAACTCGACGATGACTGTGGCTATGAAGCAGAATCCCGCGACCGCGGTATCTTTTATGCAGACTACTTGTTTGGGATCTAGTTTTTCTCCTCCTCGTCATCTTCAAGTTTCGTGTGTTGCCACTAACCCGAG CAAGACGTTTCGACCCATCAAAGAAGTATCAAACCAAGTGACACACACAATAACACAAGAGAAACTGGAGATCTTCAAATCAATGGAGAATTGGGCCCAAGAAAACTTATTATCTTACCTCAAACCCGTCGAAACTTCATGGCAACCACAAGACTTTTTGCCAGAAACCAAAGACGAAGACCGATTCTACGAACAAGTGAAAGAGCTAAGAGATCGAACAAAAGAGATCCCTGACGATTACTTTGTAGTTCTTGTCGGAGATATGATCACCGAAGAAGCATTACCGACTTATCAAACGGTTATGAACACTCTCGACGGAGCCAAAGACGAGACCGGTGTTAGTCTAACACCGTGGGCGGTTTGGCTTAGAGCATGGACGGCGGAGGAAAATCGACACGGTGATTTGTTGAATAAGTACCTTTACTTATCAGGTCGTGTTGATACGCGACATGTTGAAAAGACTATTCAATATCTTATCGGATCCGGCATG gACACCAAATATGAGAACAATCCCTACAACGGCTACATCTACACTTCTTTTCAAGAGAGAGCAACTTTTATCTCCCACGCCAACACGGCGAAGCTAGCCACGACATACGGCGACACAACTCTCGCCAAAATCTGTGGAACAATCGCGGCGGATGAGAAGCGGCACGAGATGGCGTATACGCGGATCGTCGAGAAGCTATTCGAGATTGATCCCGATGGTACCGTACAAGCTCTAGCGAGTATGATGAGGAAGCGAATCACGATGCCGGCTCAGCTGATGCACGACGGTCGCGATGACAATCTGTTCGATCATTACGCTGCTGTGGCGCAGAGAATCGGAGTGTATACCGCGACGGATTACGCAGGGATTTTGGAGTTTTTGTTGCGGCGGTGGGAGGTGGAGAAGTTAGGGATGGGTTTGTCCGGTGAAGGAAGGAGAGCACAGGATTATCTGTGTACCTTGCCGCAGAGGATCAGGAGGTTAGAGGAAAGAGCTGACGATAGAGTCAAACGTGCGTCAAAGTCTAAACCTTCTGTTTCGTTCAGCTGGATTTACGGGAGAGAAGTTGAACTCTAA
- a CDS encoding Plant stearoyl-acyl-carrier-protein desaturase family protein (Plant stearoyl-acyl-carrier-protein desaturase family protein; FUNCTIONS IN: acyl-[acyl-carrier-protein] desaturase activity, oxidoreductase activity, transition metal ion binding; INVOLVED IN: oxidation reduction, fatty acid metabolic process, fatty acid biosynthetic process; CONTAINS InterPro DOMAIN/s: Ribonucleotide reductase-related (InterPro:IPR012348), Fatty acid desaturase, type 2 (InterPro:IPR005067), Ferritin/ribonucleotide reductase-like (InterPro:IPR009078); BEST Arabidopsis thaliana protein match is: Plant stearoyl-acyl-carrier-protein desaturase family protein (TAIR:AT3G02610.1); Has 952 Blast hits to 944 proteins in 218 species: Archae - 0; Bacteria - 446; Metazoa - 2; Fungi - 0; Plants - 447; Viruses - 0; Other Eukaryotes - 57 (source: NCBI BLink).) — protein sequence MALLLNSTMTVAMKQNPATAVSFMQTTCLGSSFSPPRHLQVSCVATNPSKTFRPIKEVSNQVTHTITQEKLEIFKSMENWAQENLLSYLKPVETSWQPQDFLPETKDEDRFYEQVKELRDRTKEIPDDYFVVLVGDMITEEALPTYQTVMNTLDGAKDETGVSLTPWAVWLRAWTAEENRHGDLLNKYLYLSGRVDTRHVEKTIQYLIGSGMDTKYENNPYNGYIYTSFQERATFISHANTAKLATTYGDTTLAKICGTIAADEKRHEMAYTRIVEKLFEIDPDGTVQALASMMRKRITMPAQLMHDGRDDNLFDHYAAVAQRIGVYTATDYAGILEFLLRRWEVEKLGMGLSGEGRRAQDYLCTLPQRIRRLEERADDRVKRASKSKPSVSFSWIYGREVEL from the exons ATGGCTCTGCTCTTGAACTCGACGATGACTGTGGCTATGAAGCAGAATCCCGCGACCGCGGTATCTTTTATGCAGACTACTTGTTTGGGATCTAGTTTTTCTCCTCCTCGTCATCTTCAAGTTTCGTGTGTTGCCACTAACCCGAG CAAGACGTTTCGACCCATCAAAGAAGTATCAAACCAAGTGACACACACAATAACACAAGAGAAACTGGAGATCTTCAAATCAATGGAGAATTGGGCCCAAGAAAACTTATTATCTTACCTCAAACCCGTCGAAACTTCATGGCAACCACAAGACTTTTTGCCAGAAACCAAAGACGAAGACCGATTCTACGAACAAGTGAAAGAGCTAAGAGATCGAACAAAAGAGATCCCTGACGATTACTTTGTAGTTCTTGTCGGAGATATGATCACCGAAGAAGCATTACCGACTTATCAAACGGTTATGAACACTCTCGACGGAGCCAAAGACGAGACCGGTGTTAGTCTAACACCGTGGGCGGTTTGGCTTAGAGCATGGACGGCGGAGGAAAATCGACACGGTGATTTGTTGAATAAGTACCTTTACTTATCAGGTCGTGTTGATACGCGACATGTTGAAAAGACTATTCAATATCTTATCGGATCCGGCATG gACACCAAATATGAGAACAATCCCTACAACGGCTACATCTACACTTCTTTTCAAGAGAGAGCAACTTTTATCTCCCACGCCAACACGGCGAAGCTAGCCACGACATACGGCGACACAACTCTCGCCAAAATCTGTGGAACAATCGCGGCGGATGAGAAGCGGCACGAGATGGCGTATACGCGGATCGTCGAGAAGCTATTCGAGATTGATCCCGATGGTACCGTACAAGCTCTAGCGAGTATGATGAGGAAGCGAATCACGATGCCGGCTCAGCTGATGCACGACGGTCGCGATGACAATCTGTTCGATCATTACGCTGCTGTGGCGCAGAGAATCGGAGTGTATACCGCGACGGATTACGCAGGGATTTTGGAGTTTTTGTTGCGGCGGTGGGAGGTGGAGAAGTTAGGGATGGGTTTGTCCGGTGAAGGAAGGAGAGCACAGGATTATCTGTGTACCTTGCCGCAGAGGATCAGGAGGTTAGAGGAAAGAGCTGACGATAGAGTCAAACGTGCGTCAAAGTCTAAACCTTCTGTTTCGTTCAGCTGGATTTACGGGAGAGAAGTTGAACTCTAA
- a CDS encoding Plant stearoyl-acyl-carrier-protein desaturase family protein — MENWAQENLLSYLKPVETSWQPQDFLPETKDEDRFYEQVKELRDRTKEIPDDYFVVLVGDMITEEALPTYQTVMNTLDGAKDETGVSLTPWAVWLRAWTAEENRHGDLLNKYLYLSGRVDTRHVEKTIQYLIGSGMDTKYENNPYNGYIYTSFQERATFISHANTAKLATTYGDTTLAKICGTIAADEKRHEMAYTRIVEKLFEIDPDGTVQALASMMRKRITMPAQLMHDGRDDNLFDHYAAVAQRIGVYTATDYAGILEFLLRRWEVEKLGMGLSGEGRRAQDYLCTLPQRIRRLEERADDRVKRASKSKPSVSFSWIYGREVEL; from the exons ATGGAGAATTGGGCCCAAGAAAACTTATTATCTTACCTCAAACCCGTCGAAACTTCATGGCAACCACAAGACTTTTTGCCAGAAACCAAAGACGAAGACCGATTCTACGAACAAGTGAAAGAGCTAAGAGATCGAACAAAAGAGATCCCTGACGATTACTTTGTAGTTCTTGTCGGAGATATGATCACCGAAGAAGCATTACCGACTTATCAAACGGTTATGAACACTCTCGACGGAGCCAAAGACGAGACCGGTGTTAGTCTAACACCGTGGGCGGTTTGGCTTAGAGCATGGACGGCGGAGGAAAATCGACACGGTGATTTGTTGAATAAGTACCTTTACTTATCAGGTCGTGTTGATACGCGACATGTTGAAAAGACTATTCAATATCTTATCGGATCCGGCATG gACACCAAATATGAGAACAATCCCTACAACGGCTACATCTACACTTCTTTTCAAGAGAGAGCAACTTTTATCTCCCACGCCAACACGGCGAAGCTAGCCACGACATACGGCGACACAACTCTCGCCAAAATCTGTGGAACAATCGCGGCGGATGAGAAGCGGCACGAGATGGCGTATACGCGGATCGTCGAGAAGCTATTCGAGATTGATCCCGATGGTACCGTACAAGCTCTAGCGAGTATGATGAGGAAGCGAATCACGATGCCGGCTCAGCTGATGCACGACGGTCGCGATGACAATCTGTTCGATCATTACGCTGCTGTGGCGCAGAGAATCGGAGTGTATACCGCGACGGATTACGCAGGGATTTTGGAGTTTTTGTTGCGGCGGTGGGAGGTGGAGAAGTTAGGGATGGGTTTGTCCGGTGAAGGAAGGAGAGCACAGGATTATCTGTGTACCTTGCCGCAGAGGATCAGGAGGTTAGAGGAAAGAGCTGACGATAGAGTCAAACGTGCGTCAAAGTCTAAACCTTCTGTTTCGTTCAGCTGGATTTACGGGAGAGAAGTTGAACTCTAA